A region from the Leptospira neocaledonica genome encodes:
- a CDS encoding Acg family FMN-binding oxidoreductase → MKYGISFGVFLSTSQVLQYCKSSSKDRYDYERKNPFDSGFLSENISPILKSLRIGITAPNPHNVQPWKFKIIDDHSALLFVDEKRLLKDTDPSFRQIHIGQGTFLENLSLGTQVLGYSTEVSLFPEGKYTIADIGKKPIAKIVLIKQEDLVRNPLSEFISDRVTRRSIYEGEDLTQEDFEKIRKDSAILYSELKFIPKAGSEKLRKQLVAAMQMETDTYNTYEESRIWFRYNDDEIGKFKDGLSLRATGVSGLKYYFARNFFLKPGTESWHSPENKKAGMDMFASQVESSKGFIFLKTDQNEIIDWIQAGRDYLRLHLAVTKSGFSLHPMSQILQEYPEMDPIRKELESSLKPGEKIQMLVRLGMSDYHYYSPRRDTKDFLL, encoded by the coding sequence TTGAAATATGGTATTAGTTTCGGAGTCTTTCTCTCAACCTCTCAGGTTTTACAATATTGTAAAAGTTCTTCCAAAGACAGATATGATTATGAAAGAAAGAATCCATTCGATTCCGGATTTCTTTCTGAAAATATTTCTCCAATCCTGAAATCGCTTCGGATCGGGATCACTGCTCCGAACCCTCATAATGTCCAACCTTGGAAATTCAAAATTATAGATGATCATTCTGCACTTTTGTTTGTGGATGAAAAACGTTTATTAAAAGATACCGATCCCAGTTTTAGGCAGATCCATATTGGCCAAGGAACCTTCCTAGAAAACTTAAGTTTAGGAACTCAGGTATTAGGATATTCTACGGAGGTTTCCCTATTTCCGGAAGGGAAATATACGATTGCAGATATCGGCAAAAAACCGATCGCTAAAATTGTTTTGATCAAACAAGAAGATCTTGTCCGAAATCCTTTGTCTGAATTTATTTCGGATAGAGTAACTCGAAGAAGTATTTATGAAGGAGAAGATCTAACACAGGAAGATTTTGAGAAGATCCGAAAAGACTCTGCTATTTTGTATTCTGAACTGAAATTTATTCCCAAAGCAGGATCGGAAAAATTAAGAAAACAATTAGTCGCTGCGATGCAGATGGAAACCGATACTTATAATACGTACGAAGAATCCAGGATTTGGTTTCGCTATAATGACGACGAGATTGGAAAATTCAAAGACGGACTTTCTCTTAGAGCAACAGGAGTTTCCGGTTTGAAATATTATTTTGCTCGAAATTTTTTCTTAAAACCTGGAACTGAAAGTTGGCATTCTCCTGAAAATAAAAAAGCAGGAATGGATATGTTCGCTTCTCAGGTAGAAAGTTCAAAAGGATTTATTTTTTTGAAAACGGATCAAAACGAGATTATTGATTGGATCCAAGCAGGAAGAGATTATCTTCGTTTGCACTTAGCTGTCACTAAAAGTGGATTTTCTCTTCATCCGATGAGCCAGATTTTGCAGGAATATCCCGAAATGGATCCTATTAGAAAAGAATTAGAATCTTCTTTAAAACCCGGAGAAAAGATCCAGATGTTGGTTCGTTTGGGCATGAGTGATTATCACTATTATAGTCCGAGAAGAGATACGAAAGATTTTCTCTTATAA
- a CDS encoding SAM-dependent methyltransferase encodes MEFTIRPIAKVSNSRSEVQDDYWAEIVSEIELEDNIPTESLDGIETFSHLEIIYIFHKSIGTEPVLGSEHPRENKRWPKVGIFAQRKKNRPNHIGSTIVELLRRDGKKLLVKYLDAIDGTPVVDIKPVMREFLPMSGITQPDWSKELMINYWE; translated from the coding sequence ATGGAATTTACGATTCGGCCGATCGCAAAGGTCTCGAACTCAAGATCGGAGGTGCAAGACGATTATTGGGCAGAAATCGTTTCCGAGATCGAGTTAGAAGATAATATTCCCACTGAATCCTTGGATGGGATCGAAACATTTTCCCATTTGGAGATCATCTATATCTTTCATAAATCCATCGGAACGGAACCTGTGTTAGGCAGTGAACATCCTAGGGAAAACAAAAGATGGCCTAAAGTTGGTATCTTTGCTCAAAGAAAGAAAAATCGTCCGAATCATATAGGATCTACGATTGTGGAACTTCTAAGAAGGGACGGTAAAAAACTTTTAGTGAAATACTTGGATGCGATTGACGGAACTCCTGTTGTGGATATTAAACCCGTGATGCGTGAATTTTTACCTATGTCCGGGATTACTCAACCGGATTGGTCCAAAGAGTTGATGATAAATTATTGGGAATAA
- the sppA gene encoding signal peptide peptidase SppA has protein sequence MDRNRIALAVTFVVTILSLFVGLINLVSNVSSSKLTKVDAGSGFGTDRLGAALIKIEGEIHSGHSSYDSAGAQTILEQLRSIEDDTNIVGILVEINSPGGSVGASQEIYKELMYLRKEKNKKVVVSMKDIAASGGYYIASASDKIFALGGTLTGSIGVIAIAPNIKGLLERYGVKVRTFKEGKYKDSLSLFRDNTPEEDAMIQKMLSDTYEEFIEDVAKGRNQTVKFVEALAEGRIYSGQDAFRNKLVDDIGGRREALAELSKLCNYDGTLPLFEEEVNPWDRFFQLMQAKSGGFFGGEKALLQELKRSPVLVLYPQSMAW, from the coding sequence GTGGACCGAAATCGTATCGCATTAGCAGTCACCTTTGTAGTCACCATCCTTTCCTTGTTCGTTGGACTTATCAATTTAGTATCCAATGTATCTTCTTCCAAACTAACGAAAGTTGATGCAGGTTCCGGATTCGGGACCGACAGATTGGGAGCAGCTCTAATCAAAATAGAAGGAGAGATCCATTCAGGACATTCCAGCTATGATTCTGCAGGAGCTCAAACCATATTAGAACAGCTTAGATCGATAGAAGACGACACCAATATCGTAGGCATTTTGGTTGAGATTAACTCACCGGGGGGATCCGTCGGCGCTTCTCAAGAGATCTATAAAGAGCTAATGTATCTACGAAAAGAGAAAAACAAAAAGGTTGTGGTATCAATGAAGGATATCGCTGCTTCCGGTGGATATTATATAGCCTCTGCATCAGATAAAATTTTCGCGTTAGGCGGAACCTTGACCGGCTCTATCGGAGTAATTGCGATCGCGCCGAATATCAAAGGGCTTTTAGAAAGATACGGAGTAAAAGTCCGCACTTTTAAAGAAGGAAAATACAAAGATTCACTTTCTCTTTTCCGAGACAATACTCCGGAAGAAGATGCGATGATCCAAAAAATGCTCTCCGATACATACGAAGAATTTATAGAAGATGTAGCTAAAGGAAGAAACCAAACGGTGAAATTTGTAGAAGCATTGGCAGAAGGACGGATCTACTCAGGGCAAGATGCATTCCGAAATAAACTCGTGGATGATATAGGCGGCAGAAGAGAAGCCTTAGCGGAACTTTCTAAACTTTGTAATTATGACGGGACTCTCCCTTTATTCGAAGAAGAAGTAAATCCTTGGGACAGGTTCTTCCAGCTTATGCAAGCGAAGTCTGGAGGATTTTTTGGCGGAGAAAAAGCACTTCTTCAGGAACTCAAACGTTCTCCAGTTTTAGTTTTATATCCTCAATCGATGGCATGGTAA
- the surE gene encoding 5'/3'-nucleotidase SurE, protein MNILITNDDGISSNGILALEKVLGKEHNTYLIAPLKERSATSMALSIHDSLRVERVNENHYIVDGFPVDCVNIGLHGNIFPKIDLVLSGINRGVNMGHDVHYSGTVGAARHGAIHNRKSVAVSSGNWDKNYDYIKEAELVREILNSWIEEFIPGTVYNINIPEKFENSLSSIELAKLGRRTYVDTYESKPIIGGISDFFLGGSDLGHVPEEGTDFDIFFRGKIPITPLSLDQTSSLELEDFKKRIRVKSK, encoded by the coding sequence ATGAATATTCTAATTACCAACGACGATGGGATCTCCTCCAACGGGATCCTTGCTTTGGAAAAAGTTTTAGGAAAAGAACATAATACCTATTTGATTGCCCCTCTAAAAGAACGATCTGCAACTTCTATGGCGTTGAGCATTCATGATTCATTGAGAGTGGAAAGAGTGAATGAAAACCATTATATCGTAGACGGATTTCCTGTAGACTGCGTGAACATAGGACTTCATGGAAATATCTTCCCTAAAATCGACTTGGTTCTCTCCGGAATCAACCGAGGAGTGAATATGGGGCATGACGTGCATTATTCCGGAACTGTAGGTGCCGCAAGACATGGCGCCATTCACAATAGAAAAAGTGTGGCTGTCAGTTCCGGAAATTGGGATAAAAACTACGATTATATTAAAGAAGCTGAATTGGTCCGTGAAATTCTGAATTCATGGATCGAGGAATTTATTCCAGGAACTGTTTATAATATTAATATTCCTGAAAAATTCGAGAACTCACTTTCTTCTATAGAACTAGCTAAGTTGGGCAGAAGGACCTATGTCGATACTTATGAATCTAAACCGATCATAGGCGGGATCTCCGACTTTTTCTTAGGAGGATCTGACCTAGGACATGTTCCTGAAGAAGGTACTGATTTCGATATATTCTTCCGTGGAAAAATACCGATCACTCCTTTAAGTTTAGATCAAACTTCTTCCCTTGAATTGGAAGATTTTAAAAAAAGGATCCGGGTCAAATCGAAGTAA
- a CDS encoding tetratricopeptide repeat protein, with amino-acid sequence MEKKTPRKIPAKRRIFTEILKENYTIALTLIDREMSETGKDPELLYNFAICCSRTGNHKKCVSIIEELLEEFPKFSERDNAFRMMIYSLIRTGDYKTALAKTEERLKLSLDDIILLSLKASALEKSGDTKAAIETHLRILRLRPEQKNSLNSVAYLLLEGKEPNPEELKLAMENIKRALQLDPENPAYLDSFGVLLSKLGKQEEARKAFEKAITKAPMEDIILEHLKKLAQTNRQAT; translated from the coding sequence ATGGAAAAGAAAACTCCGAGAAAAATCCCAGCTAAAAGAAGGATTTTCACTGAAATCCTAAAAGAGAATTATACGATCGCTCTTACATTGATCGATCGGGAAATGTCCGAAACAGGAAAGGATCCGGAACTACTTTATAATTTTGCAATATGCTGTTCCAGGACCGGAAATCACAAAAAATGTGTCTCCATCATAGAGGAATTATTGGAAGAATTTCCTAAATTTTCCGAAAGAGATAACGCGTTTAGAATGATGATCTATTCTTTGATCCGGACCGGAGATTATAAAACCGCACTGGCAAAAACGGAAGAACGTCTCAAACTTTCACTCGATGATATCATTCTTCTTTCCCTAAAAGCATCTGCATTGGAAAAATCCGGGGACACAAAAGCCGCAATTGAGACTCACCTCAGAATTCTACGACTGAGACCCGAGCAAAAAAACAGCCTAAATTCGGTGGCATATCTGCTTTTAGAGGGAAAAGAACCGAATCCGGAAGAGCTCAAACTGGCCATGGAAAATATCAAGAGGGCTCTGCAATTGGATCCTGAAAATCCAGCCTATTTGGATTCTTTTGGAGTTCTGCTCAGCAAATTGGGAAAACAGGAAGAGGCCAGAAAAGCCTTCGAAAAAGCCATTACCAAAGCTCCCATGGAAGACATCATTTTGGAGCATCTGAAAAAACTAGCTCAAACAAATAGACAAGCGACTTGA
- a CDS encoding bifunctional helix-turn-helix transcriptional regulator/GNAT family N-acetyltransferase has protein sequence MKDYVDSIREFNRYYTNALGLLNNHFLNSDYSLTEARLLYEIGHSKNTTAGQLVRLLNLDKGYLSRTIQQFEKKGILKRTPKRDDSRILHLELTKKGREVLSKLIVASNSQIGGLIANCSEQDKKELVSSMNFVIRVLSKEVSPVIYREARTGDLGYMIHRQAVLYRDEYKFNDSFEEYLILGMSEYLKHKTEFDKVWVAEVDGNIAGAISIIHSDKNLSQIRWFYTEPKFRNLGIGKNLLKLVVDYAKSKNVSIFLWTLSNLDAARNLYKRFGFVRSESKANQIWKKDLTEEKWELG, from the coding sequence ATGAAAGATTATGTAGATTCTATTCGTGAATTTAATAGATATTATACGAACGCTTTGGGGCTTTTAAATAATCATTTCTTAAACAGCGACTATTCTCTGACCGAAGCTAGATTATTATACGAGATCGGACATTCTAAAAATACTACTGCGGGCCAACTGGTTCGTTTATTAAATTTGGACAAAGGTTATCTAAGCAGAACGATCCAACAATTTGAGAAGAAGGGGATCCTAAAAAGAACTCCTAAGAGAGACGATTCTCGTATTCTTCATTTGGAATTAACAAAAAAAGGAAGAGAAGTCTTGTCCAAATTGATCGTTGCTTCTAATTCCCAAATCGGAGGTTTGATCGCAAATTGTTCGGAGCAGGATAAAAAGGAACTAGTCTCTTCTATGAATTTTGTTATTAGAGTCCTATCCAAGGAAGTATCTCCCGTAATCTATCGGGAAGCAAGAACCGGCGATCTAGGTTATATGATCCACAGACAAGCAGTATTGTACCGAGACGAGTACAAGTTTAATGATTCGTTCGAAGAATATTTGATACTGGGAATGTCGGAATATCTAAAACATAAAACCGAATTCGATAAGGTTTGGGTCGCGGAAGTGGACGGAAATATTGCAGGAGCTATATCTATCATTCACTCCGACAAGAATCTTTCCCAGATCCGTTGGTTTTATACGGAACCGAAATTTAGAAATTTAGGGATCGGGAAAAATTTACTAAAACTTGTAGTGGATTATGCAAAATCCAAAAACGTTTCTATTTTTCTTTGGACCTTGAGCAATTTGGATGCTGCTAGAAATTTATATAAACGTTTCGGTTTTGTTCGTTCCGAATCCAAAGCGAATCAGATTTGGAAAAAAGATTTAACGGAAGAGAAATGGGAGCTGGGATGA